In Drosophila suzukii unplaced genomic scaffold, CBGP_Dsuzu_IsoJpt1.0 scf_5, whole genome shotgun sequence, the genomic window GTTTAAACTGTCTTCATAAGGGCCAAATCGCAGCTGACTGTCCTTCGAAATTTCGGTATAGGACTTGTCGCGGGTTGCACCATTCTTCGTTACATCGCAGGAGTGAAACACAAGAAACTTATCAACCAAATGTAGAACAGACAAACGAGCAACCTCGTTGCTCCACACAAGTAGTCGCATGTCTTTCTCGTAAATCAAATCGAGCTCTTATCCCAACCGTGTGAGGATGCGTGAAACACACCCTCCACATTTCGCCACTTTTATTCTTTCCGCCACGAAGGCATACAATTGGATATTACGGCACGACggccatttatttataagttataaGTATAAGTTAGCCATAAGTcgttacgccacgaaggcaatttatttaagttcaaaCTAGAAGCTAAGCTTATCAGATTTAAATATCGCGCGCACCAGGGCTGGAAAACCACCCAGTGTTGGTCAACCGAGGGCCAACAGCTGATAGTGCCGATAGCGATAGGCGGAGGATCGATAAGAAACTGTGTTGGGAAACGGAAAAACCCGGAAAACCGGGCTTACATGCGGCCGCAGACCTAGGAGCGGACTTCAACCCGGAGTGGCACAGCGGCACGAGCGTCGGCACGCCGGATCCAAGGAGTAAGTGGGACACAGACAATAGAGATAAGACTGAGTGCGAGTAGGGGACTAGGAAAATAACTTGTGAAACTAGCGAATAATAAAGATAATAGAGAATGAAGAAGTATGTGTCCGCgtgaatttgtgcatttttcgggaacccgcgtgcagtgatttgtgccggtcgggaatcgtgttgcatTAGAGAAGCTTGCTcggtgcaaacgaccacccgatcgcccacaaggagcataggaaaggatcgcctctggccaccctctcctggggaTCCCGCCCCAAATACGGTTGAGGTAGTCGCGAGTcacgtgcagtgatctgtgccggtcgggaatcgtgttgcgccagagacgattactcagtgcaaacgaccattCGATCGACCACAGGGAGCGCAGGGAAGGGTCACCTCcggccatcctcccctcggatccctaccccctaccccagtagcttgtgagtcgcacaaccagggggaacggccacgccgtccagttttgttggtattttctcagggATCGGCCACGCCGCTCGTTTCGTTAGAATTTTCGCCGGGAGCAGCCTCGCCCTCCACTATACCTTCCGGGTGCCGTGTTGCGCTAGAGCCGCTTACTCGGTGCAACGCGGATACTCTGGCCCCTTTTCCCCACAAATTCCCGCGGCAACTCCCCGTCCAGTTTCGTTCCAATatttttctacaaatttaactgtagagGACCCTGGCCGGACTGAGTTTTATCCCAGCCTATGAAAAAGGTCTTTACAGtttggcgcccgaacagggacgaATAAGGACGACTAGATATCCTTCAGGAGAGTTGGGTTTTTACCACCAACCGCATGGCCTAAAGACCCATGTCCAGTAGATGAGATTTAGGGAAAGATAGGAGACCGCAGGAATTGTTAGAGCAGGGGATCCCTTAACGCTGCGCCCGCCAACGCTAACCCACTCCCGGAGCGCCACATAGCCACGTGGCCTCCCACGAAGCCGTCAAGCGCATATCACGCCCCGAGCAGCGCCCTCAGCGACAGCAGCGCCCAGTCGCGCCCACAGCAGCGCCAACCGCGCCGGACACGTGGTCACCAGCCACACAACGAGCGTCACCCGCGTTATCAACAGCGCAGACCCAGCAGCGTCCCGCGCCGTACAGTGCCACCCACGTGACCATCAGGTGCCCACAGAGCGGCCACCTCGCCCTCCACAGCGCCCAACGAGCGCCCTCCACAGCGCCCAACGAGCGCCCATCGAGCGTCATCAGTGCCCACCGTGGCCAACAGCAGTGCCCTCAGCGGCATCCGCGCCCAACGCAAAGCCCTACGAGCGGCTACCATCAAGCAGGGCAACAGCAGTGCCAACCGAGCGCTCACCACACCGATCAGCGCTGCCGCGCGTCAGTCGCGCCACGGGAAGCGCCCACCCACGTGTTCATCAGGAGCGCTCACCGCGCTCACCGAGCGCCATCCGGAGCGCCAGCCTCAGCAGCGCCCACCGAGCGGCTTCCGCGCCCTCAGTAGCGTTCAGCGCCCACCAGCAGCGCCCATCGAGCGGCGTTAGTGCCCAACAGGCGCCCTCAGCAGCGCCAACCGAGCGCCAATCACCGCGCCCACAGCAGCGCCCAGCCGCGCCCTCAGCAGCGCAGCCGCTCACCAGCCGCACTCACCGAGCGCCAACGGGAGCGCCAGCCGCAACCACATCGGTCAGCCACTGCCGCACGTCAGCAGCACCTGCCGTGCGCCCGCCGCATCACGCCCCTGGTAGCGCCCAGCGCCCAGTCACGCCACTAGGAGCGCTCACCGAGTGATCCCCAGCAGAGCCATCGGCAGCGCCACCGCGCGTATGCCCATTGACTCGGGAAAGAAAACGTCAGAGGACGCAGAATCAAAGCCAGATCCGGCAGCTGCCGGACTGGAAGAAGACAGGTTTTTCACCGCATCCGGGGGTGATTCCACGACCGCAAACATGGGGGTCAGGTGGATCGCCTACCGCCGGAAGGACGATCTGCAGGCTCTACTAAAAGAGTTTGGACTTGACCCGAATGGCCAAGTAGACGAACTACGACCACGATTGGCATCCTTCATCGGAGGAGGAGACCGCAGCCCGGCTCTACGAGAGCGCTTTGCCGCACTGGAGGCAATATACCCGGAAGCACCCACCCCGAGGACGTCCACAAGTCGGGCCACCTCACCGATGCCCGGAATTGAGGATCACAAGCTTCCCGTGCCCTGCTTAGGGAACCTACGGAAAAGCCCTGGACGGGAGATACCGGCCGCACAGCCCCATATCCGTGGCCACGGATAACTGCGAGGATGGGGGGTACTTTTTGACGGACAGTTAGACCCCGTTAATTTCATAGAACGCATCGAGGAAGGTGCCACTGCCTAAAATGTGAGAACGAGTAACATACCGACGGCCGTCGTTGGACTTCTCTCAGGCCGCGCCGAAGGCTGGTACCGGGCATACCAAATGCACACCGAGCCATGGGAAACTTTGTGGAGAGAGTTTCTGGAGTTTTTCTTGCCTCCGCGGTACTGCCAGAGCCTAGAAGATGCCATCCGGACCAGGCAACAACAAGTGGGCGAGCTCTTTAAAATATACGTAGTGGAATTACGCCTGATGATGCAACGCGCCAAGTACTCACTAGACTAGGAGCTCGAGCGGATCTACGAGAATTTGATGCCGGAGTACCAGCTTTTCATACGGCGACATGAGTTCTCCTCACTAGAGGGGCTTACCCAACTGGCAACTGCGTTCGAAATCGCACAGGATCGAGACCCCGTTCGACATGCAGCCCTAATTCCAACCGCAAGCTGGAATTCCGGCAGGGAGAGCAGCGAAAGACCCACACCTCAACCCCGGAACTTTCTCGCTCCAACGCCCTCTGGACCCAGGAGACCGGCGATATCCAACGGGATGATCGCCCAGGAAGCGGAACCACCGGTTGACGTCGACCGAGCTTGTCACCGCTGCGGAGAAATTGGACACTTCACACGAGAATGCCAAAACCCATCGCAGATGTACTGCTGGGACTGTGGGAAACGAAGCATCCGTACCATCGACTGCTGCCGCCGGACGGAAAACGGCCAGAGTCGCCGCCCACGTCGGGAGCCCGCGGTGACCCACTCGGTGCTCCCCCATCACTAGATTCCCCACTCCGCCTGGCGGGGGGCGGATTGTTGCCAACGTTACCATCGAGGGACAACCTTTCTCGGCAACAATTGACACAGGAGCCTCGCGAAGCTTTGTCAGCGAAGCGATCGCCAAGCGCCTAGACTCAGGAAGAAACAGCAGAGAAGTCCGGTCCCGCATCTC contains:
- the LOC139354978 gene encoding serine/arginine repetitive matrix protein 1-like translates to MENERMETWRAGQEFRVQKRITELHRTLDSPVNFGQGEEVPHLGGAAAHRRATSITGISGTAAVGRASVGSGLENHPVLVNRGPTADSADSDRRRIDKKLCWETEKPGKPGLHAAADLGADFNPEWHSGTSVGTPDPRTPSATAAPSRAHSSANRAGHVVTSHTTSVTRVINSADPAASRAVQCHPRDHQVPTERPPRPPQRPTSALHSAQRAPIERHQCPPWPTAVPSAASAPNAKPYERLPSSRATAVPTERSPHRSALPRVSRATGSAHPRVHQERSPRSPSAIRSASLSSAHRAASAPSVAFSAHQQRPSSGVSAQQAPSAAPTERQSPRPQQRPAAPSAAQPLTSRTHRAPTGAPAATTSVSHCRTSAAPAVRPPHHAPGSAQRPVTPLGALTE